A single Cupriavidus sp. D39 DNA region contains:
- the fdhD gene encoding formate dehydrogenase accessory sulfurtransferase FdhD — MDCTEPVELVELVEHSGYEARSIVRHKDGAAQPATDNVAEELPVALVYNGISHAVMMATPLDLEAFAVGFSLTEGIVSGNAQIHDLEARVHRHSAEVRLQISEHAFAAMKARRRSLAGRTGCGVCGIESIELLDLVPARIPEPAKRLAPSREVIERAVEALPSHQRLMRATGGVHAAAWCNERGEILHVFEDVGRHNGLDKLIGHLAMQRVAMDDGFVFLSSRASYELVRKAARMNIQMLATISAPTSLAIRIAEQAGLRLLSFCRKDGYVDYTGATPGGGNDAHTTCAPAGGAAC, encoded by the coding sequence ATGGATTGCACCGAACCGGTTGAACTGGTTGAACTGGTTGAACACTCAGGCTATGAAGCGCGCAGCATCGTACGGCACAAGGACGGCGCGGCGCAGCCGGCCACCGACAACGTGGCGGAAGAACTCCCGGTGGCCCTGGTATACAACGGCATCTCGCACGCCGTGATGATGGCCACGCCGCTGGACCTGGAGGCGTTCGCGGTCGGCTTTTCGCTGACCGAGGGCATCGTCAGCGGCAACGCGCAGATCCACGACCTGGAAGCGCGCGTGCACCGGCACAGCGCCGAAGTGCGGCTGCAGATCAGCGAACACGCCTTCGCCGCGATGAAGGCGCGCCGGCGCTCGCTGGCGGGCCGCACCGGCTGCGGTGTCTGCGGCATCGAGAGCATCGAGCTGCTCGACCTGGTGCCCGCGCGCATCCCGGAGCCGGCAAAGCGGCTGGCGCCGTCGCGCGAGGTGATCGAGCGCGCCGTCGAGGCGCTGCCGTCGCACCAGCGGCTGATGCGGGCCACGGGTGGCGTCCACGCCGCGGCCTGGTGCAACGAGCGCGGCGAGATCCTGCATGTATTCGAGGATGTCGGCCGGCACAACGGCCTGGACAAGTTGATCGGCCACCTGGCGATGCAGCGCGTGGCGATGGACGACGGCTTCGTGTTCCTGTCCAGCCGCGCCAGCTATGAACTGGTGCGCAAGGCGGCGCGCATGAATATCCAGATGCTGGCCACGATCTCCGCGCCGACCTCGCTGGCAATCCGGATCGCCGAGCAGGCCGGCCTGCGTCTGCTCAGTTTCTGCCGCAAGGACGGCTATGTCGACTATACCGGCGCAACACCGGGCGGCGGCAACGATGCGCACACCACGTGCGCTCCGGCGGGAGGCGCGGCATGCTGA
- a CDS encoding phosphate-starvation-inducible protein PsiE: protein MSLDRKPGSRPGQGLVRARLESFLGMAELAGLVVIGLATTFIMAQEGWKVAGMGAVSITDLLLMFLYLEVLAMVVRYLKLGQLPVRFPLYIAMVSLARDLILRFSESTEFHMLALCAGVVMLACGVLILRYGQYRFPSTDDGESGAGE, encoded by the coding sequence ATGAGCTTGGACAGAAAACCCGGCTCCCGGCCGGGCCAAGGGTTGGTGCGCGCCCGCCTTGAATCCTTTCTGGGCATGGCGGAACTGGCGGGCCTGGTCGTGATCGGCCTGGCAACGACGTTCATCATGGCGCAGGAAGGCTGGAAGGTTGCGGGCATGGGCGCGGTCTCGATTACCGACCTGCTGCTGATGTTCCTGTACCTGGAGGTGCTGGCGATGGTAGTGCGCTACCTGAAGCTCGGCCAGCTGCCGGTGCGCTTCCCCTTGTATATCGCGATGGTTTCGCTGGCGCGCGACCTGATCCTGCGCTTTAGCGAGTCCACCGAGTTCCACATGCTGGCCTTGTGTGCCGGCGTTGTCATGCTGGCCTGCGGCGTGCTGATCCTGCGTTACGGGCAGTACCGCTTTCCCAGCACCGACGACGGGGAAAGCGGCGCCGGGGAGTAA